The Alteromonas stellipolaris genome includes a region encoding these proteins:
- a CDS encoding nitroreductase has translation MNFAEFAASRKSVRGFTKQAVTKETVDAIINAAKWAPSSYNTQTWKIHAVSGDVLDKIREGNTQRTLAGTPYVRDFPYKEDYDGVHKQRQRDVAMQLFDVMGIAREDKEKRMDWMMRGFRQFDAPVSLVLTYDKALEPAGITQFGLGSLAYGIVLAAWDLGLGCVINGQGIMQSDVVHKHAQIPDSEAIMICIALGYPDENFAANEVRSVRADNEEFVTYHGFQS, from the coding sequence ATGAACTTTGCTGAATTTGCTGCATCACGTAAAAGCGTACGTGGTTTTACAAAACAAGCTGTCACTAAAGAAACTGTGGATGCCATTATTAACGCAGCAAAGTGGGCCCCTTCATCTTACAACACCCAAACGTGGAAAATTCATGCGGTATCGGGTGATGTGCTTGATAAAATTCGCGAAGGTAATACCCAGAGAACGTTAGCGGGAACGCCTTACGTAAGAGACTTTCCTTACAAGGAAGATTATGACGGCGTACATAAACAACGCCAGCGTGATGTTGCAATGCAGTTATTTGATGTAATGGGTATAGCCAGAGAAGATAAAGAAAAACGCATGGATTGGATGATGCGTGGTTTTAGGCAGTTCGATGCGCCGGTATCGCTAGTACTGACCTATGATAAAGCTCTAGAGCCAGCGGGCATCACGCAATTTGGGTTAGGTTCTTTGGCTTATGGCATTGTATTAGCGGCATGGGATTTAGGTCTTGGTTGCGTGATTAACGGCCAAGGTATTATGCAGTCAGATGTTGTACACAAGCATGCACAAATTCCTGACTCTGAAGCTATTATGATTTGTATCGCATTAGGGTACCCCGATGAAAACTTTGCTGCTAACGAGGTAAGGTCGGTACGTGCCGACAATGAAGAGTTCGTCACGTACCACGGGTTTCAATCCTAG
- a CDS encoding 8-oxoguanine deaminase, with protein sequence MPELSPLDKPQVKSRSKSLWIKNPQAVFTGNDLDAAGGIVVQGSKIVELVSAGQTPITPIDETEDASQLVMLPGLINTHHHFYQTLTRAWAPVVNQPLFPWLKTLYPVWAKLTPNALSLACDVALAELLLSGCTTTTDHHYLFPTGMEDAIDVQVDSVKRMGMRALLTRGSMSLGEDEGGLPPRHTVQSGDAILKDSQRLIDTYHERGDGAWMQIALAPCSPFSVTREIMADSAQLAKDEDVRLHTHLAETLDEEDFCLKMFGMRTVDYLESVGWLSDRTWLAHGIHFNEDEIRRLGAAGTGITHCPVSNMRLASGMCPTLELIEAGSPIGLGVDGSASNDASNMMYEARQALYLQRLKYGAAKITPELILGWATKGSASLIGRSDIGEIAVGKQADLAFFKLDELRFSGSHDPISALLLCGADKAEQVMIGGKWRVKEGQIIGLDTQTLMARHRAVAAQLVS encoded by the coding sequence ATGCCTGAATTATCGCCCTTAGATAAACCTCAAGTTAAGTCTAGATCTAAAAGCCTTTGGATTAAAAACCCGCAAGCCGTTTTTACGGGAAATGATCTCGATGCCGCCGGTGGCATTGTGGTGCAAGGCAGCAAAATAGTAGAGCTTGTGAGTGCTGGTCAAACTCCTATAACCCCTATTGATGAAACAGAAGATGCATCTCAGTTAGTTATGCTTCCTGGGCTTATTAATACTCACCATCATTTTTACCAAACACTTACCCGTGCTTGGGCGCCTGTGGTTAATCAGCCGCTATTTCCATGGCTTAAAACCTTATATCCAGTATGGGCAAAGCTTACCCCTAATGCATTGTCGCTAGCCTGCGATGTGGCGTTAGCTGAACTGTTACTGTCTGGATGCACCACCACTACCGATCATCATTATTTATTCCCTACCGGCATGGAAGATGCCATAGACGTGCAAGTAGATTCGGTAAAACGTATGGGTATGCGCGCCCTACTTACGCGAGGTTCAATGAGCTTGGGTGAAGATGAGGGCGGGCTACCTCCACGCCACACCGTTCAAAGTGGTGATGCAATACTAAAAGACAGCCAACGGCTAATAGATACCTACCACGAACGTGGTGACGGCGCGTGGATGCAAATAGCCTTGGCACCCTGCTCTCCTTTCTCGGTTACCCGAGAAATAATGGCCGACAGCGCGCAACTGGCAAAAGACGAAGACGTGCGTTTGCATACCCATTTAGCCGAAACTCTCGATGAAGAAGACTTCTGTTTGAAAATGTTTGGCATGCGCACCGTCGATTATTTAGAAAGTGTGGGCTGGCTAAGCGATAGAACCTGGTTGGCACATGGTATTCACTTTAACGAAGATGAAATTCGCCGCTTGGGCGCAGCGGGCACAGGCATTACCCATTGCCCTGTTTCTAATATGCGCTTAGCCTCTGGCATGTGCCCTACCCTCGAACTGATTGAAGCGGGTTCACCTATTGGATTAGGTGTCGATGGTTCAGCTTCAAACGATGCATCGAACATGATGTATGAAGCCCGCCAAGCACTTTACTTACAGCGCTTAAAGTATGGTGCAGCGAAAATCACCCCAGAGCTTATTTTGGGCTGGGCGACTAAGGGTTCTGCATCGCTTATTGGGCGAAGTGACATTGGCGAAATTGCTGTAGGGAAACAAGCCGACCTTGCCTTTTTCAAACTGGATGAGCTGCGCTTTAGTGGCAGTCACGACCCTATTTCTGCGCTGCTATTATGCGGTGCGGATAAAGCCGAACAGGTTATGATTGGTGGAAAATGGCGGGTAAAAGAAGGGCAAATTATTGGGTTAGATACCCAAACGCTCATGGCGCGCCACCGTGCAGTGGCGGCGCAACTCGTGAGTTAA
- a CDS encoding nucleoside hydrolase, with protein sequence MEKIIFDTDPGIDDAMAILFAQASADINLVAITTGFGNANIDTATRNALYLKKRFNLSADVARGAKEPLVIPVDEPADFVHGDNGLGNIEVDETDLPSEVSLAAHDYIIEKVKASPGEITLVAVGRMTNLALALRKCPEIIKLVKRVVIMGGAFGYHGNTGNVTPFAEANIIGDPHAADEVLTADWPVTVVGLDVTKKVIMSNDYLASLAECSPIYGPFIYDITRFYANFHQQTDQVDGIYVHDSSAIMQVIAPQLFETVDGPIRVVTEGPAIGHTMQKTVEKRFPIDEWADYPAQSVCSNVDVDAYLAKYKDILSQAG encoded by the coding sequence ATGGAAAAGATTATTTTTGATACCGACCCAGGTATTGATGATGCGATGGCGATTTTGTTTGCACAAGCAAGTGCTGATATTAATTTGGTGGCCATTACCACCGGCTTTGGTAATGCGAATATCGACACCGCCACGCGTAATGCTTTGTATCTTAAAAAACGCTTCAATTTAAGCGCCGATGTTGCCCGGGGCGCAAAAGAGCCGCTCGTCATTCCGGTAGACGAGCCAGCCGATTTTGTTCATGGCGATAACGGGTTGGGCAACATTGAGGTAGACGAAACCGACTTACCAAGTGAAGTGTCGCTTGCCGCTCACGATTATATTATTGAAAAAGTGAAAGCCAGCCCAGGTGAGATTACATTGGTGGCTGTTGGCCGTATGACGAATTTAGCACTGGCGCTTCGTAAATGCCCTGAAATTATCAAGTTAGTAAAACGTGTGGTGATCATGGGCGGCGCGTTTGGTTATCATGGTAATACAGGCAACGTTACCCCCTTTGCCGAAGCGAATATTATTGGCGACCCTCATGCCGCCGACGAAGTGCTTACCGCTGACTGGCCCGTAACTGTAGTGGGGCTAGACGTTACTAAAAAGGTGATAATGAGTAACGATTATTTGGCAAGCCTTGCTGAATGTTCGCCTATATATGGGCCGTTCATTTATGATATTACCCGCTTTTACGCGAACTTCCATCAACAGACCGACCAAGTTGATGGTATATACGTGCACGACTCATCAGCAATTATGCAGGTGATAGCACCGCAACTATTTGAAACTGTAGATGGCCCAATTCGTGTTGTCACAGAAGGCCCTGCTATTGGCCATACTATGCAAAAAACTGTAGAAAAGCGCTTTCCTATCGATGAGTGGGCCGATTATCCAGCACAGTCGGTTTGTTCAAATGTAGATGTAGATGCTTATTTGGCTAAGTATAAAGATATACTTAGCCAAGCAGGCTAG
- the tsgA gene encoding MFS transporter TsgA, with product MNRVFLTAIAFISYMIMSGLLTQIGIILNAVSSSLNATPAATVSVFSWLTGGALCGTFASLFLYARHSLKQVLIANYTLFLLIMLVLVVVAPTSYWPLAVLLWGLGVGCGCGLAGGAVILSKIYHEAKRASAFLATDCAFSAAGFIFPSLAAAIIAVQLDWVYSYGAVGALALALWAMLFFVRFPATEADDTNAASAFSQFKSVLTPRVCLIALGVCAYLIAQTTFLTWSPNYLQHAFGVSEKVSAQAVGNYWGMSIFGLITAAIFVNKVPQRMLLMMVSVLASLITLTFVLASSVEWFLFTSYLFGFITTCIYKIAISVGSQQLVSAPAVLVTFLLFSGNVGSTIAPMLSGWVVQLFGIQSAIIMTWVGYTFVALVFGLCLLLEKRELRAHA from the coding sequence TTGAATCGAGTTTTCCTTACCGCAATAGCGTTCATTAGCTACATGATAATGTCGGGTTTACTTACCCAAATTGGCATTATTTTGAATGCAGTATCGTCTTCGCTAAATGCCACACCAGCAGCCACCGTTAGTGTGTTCTCATGGCTTACTGGCGGCGCGCTGTGTGGTACATTCGCATCATTATTTTTGTATGCTCGCCATTCACTGAAGCAAGTACTGATTGCAAACTACACGCTATTTTTGTTGATCATGCTGGTATTGGTTGTAGTAGCGCCTACTTCGTATTGGCCCCTTGCCGTATTGCTTTGGGGTCTTGGAGTTGGCTGTGGTTGCGGCCTTGCTGGTGGGGCGGTCATTTTATCGAAAATTTATCATGAAGCAAAAAGAGCGTCGGCATTTTTAGCCACCGACTGCGCGTTCAGCGCCGCAGGATTTATCTTCCCTTCTTTAGCGGCAGCGATTATTGCTGTGCAACTTGATTGGGTTTATAGCTATGGGGCTGTAGGTGCGCTGGCACTTGCTCTGTGGGCAATGTTATTTTTTGTTCGCTTTCCTGCCACAGAGGCGGACGATACCAATGCTGCCTCTGCATTCTCACAATTTAAAAGCGTATTAACCCCTAGGGTGTGTTTGATCGCGTTGGGCGTATGTGCTTATTTAATTGCCCAAACCACTTTTTTAACTTGGTCACCTAATTACTTACAACATGCATTTGGGGTAAGCGAAAAAGTTTCGGCGCAAGCAGTGGGAAATTATTGGGGCATGTCTATATTTGGTTTAATTACCGCGGCTATTTTTGTTAACAAAGTTCCTCAGCGCATGTTATTGATGATGGTTTCGGTTTTGGCGAGCCTGATTACCTTAACATTTGTGCTGGCATCTTCTGTCGAGTGGTTTTTGTTCACCAGTTATCTATTTGGTTTTATCACTACCTGTATTTATAAAATTGCAATATCTGTTGGCTCCCAGCAGCTTGTATCAGCGCCCGCGGTGCTTGTCACTTTTTTATTATTCAGTGGCAACGTAGGCAGCACAATTGCGCCCATGTTATCTGGTTGGGTAGTGCAGTTATTTGGCATTCAAAGCGCAATTATCATGACATGGGTAGGCTATACCTTTGTGGCGCTTGTATTCGGTCTTTGTTTATTGTTGGAGAAACGTGAGCTGCGCGCCCACGCTTAA
- a CDS encoding MBL fold metallo-hydrolase encodes MKYISTLLLILIMSACQFNQSQAHHTQANHTQAQQDIQTQTNSSMSPVFELITLGDTGGIEDGNLSSFLLRSVNDENFIGLDAGSLVNGINVALQNNAFDSLTTTPDSALNPNGNILHHHVKAYLLSHGHLDHVAGLLIASPDDSSKPIYALSSVNQTMSDTYFNWQAWANFTNRGIAPMLNKYDVIDLAPQETVEIKDTALTVTPFSLSHPLESTAFVIEHNNDMFVYFGDTGPDEVEKQGKLDTVWRYLAQQMQHKTLRGISIEVSFDNSRPDNLLFGHLTPKWLMQELTKFHGLVEDKAQLTNMKIIISHIKYSLKSGAEPRAVITQELESDNALGFNFILAKQGQVVSL; translated from the coding sequence GTGAAATACATAAGTACGTTACTGCTTATTTTGATAATGAGCGCCTGTCAGTTTAATCAAAGCCAGGCTCATCACACCCAAGCCAATCACACCCAAGCTCAACAAGACATTCAAACACAAACGAATAGCAGTATGTCACCGGTGTTCGAACTTATTACCTTAGGCGATACGGGCGGTATTGAAGACGGTAATTTAAGTTCGTTTTTACTACGCAGTGTAAACGATGAAAACTTCATTGGTTTAGACGCGGGGTCATTAGTGAATGGTATTAACGTGGCGCTTCAAAACAATGCGTTTGATAGCTTAACTACCACACCAGATTCTGCGTTAAACCCAAACGGTAATATTCTGCATCATCACGTTAAAGCTTACTTGCTTAGCCATGGTCATCTCGACCACGTTGCCGGATTATTGATTGCCTCCCCTGATGACAGTAGCAAGCCTATTTATGCGCTTTCGTCTGTAAACCAAACCATGAGCGATACTTATTTTAACTGGCAGGCATGGGCTAATTTCACCAACCGTGGCATAGCGCCAATGTTAAATAAGTACGACGTTATCGACCTAGCGCCTCAAGAAACGGTAGAAATTAAAGATACCGCACTAACGGTAACGCCCTTCAGCTTAAGCCATCCATTAGAGTCCACTGCATTTGTGATTGAGCATAATAACGATATGTTTGTGTATTTTGGTGATACCGGGCCCGATGAAGTAGAAAAGCAAGGAAAGCTAGATACAGTATGGCGTTATCTCGCGCAGCAAATGCAGCATAAAACCCTTCGCGGTATTTCTATTGAAGTGTCGTTCGATAACTCACGCCCAGATAACCTGTTATTCGGCCACCTTACACCTAAATGGTTGATGCAAGAACTCACCAAGTTTCACGGGTTAGTAGAAGATAAAGCGCAGCTTACCAACATGAAAATTATCATCAGCCATATTAAATACAGTTTAAAAAGTGGGGCTGAACCGCGCGCTGTAATTACGCAAGAATTAGAAAGTGATAACGCATTAGGCTTTAACTTTATATTAGCGAAACAAGGTCAGGTAGTATCACTATAA
- a CDS encoding FAD-dependent oxidoreductase, with amino-acid sequence MVNKPLKRRAFMQGIGAGTLAASLAACTASPTKTTTNKGFQRPFSRKPMVAPKISANNIVTEIVGHRPYRPEGFVVRSEAFGNKTLVHNYGHGGGGISLSWGSSALAVNEVANSETKEAAIIGCGVMGLTTARLLQEAGWKVTLYTKAMPRFTTSQVAGGEWGPYSVHDPLVSSSTFKTQLQQAAKIAHSTFAKMVGKDYGIQWKELYTAGDTEPDGEGPFRQYYPYTHVYGPAQHPFPTDYCTSSATMLVETTTFLRRLVTDIRLSGGEFIIRDFKDKDDIHSLAEPIVFNCTGLGSRALFNDEGIMPAKGQLVLLPPDPAVDYLTVGGGSDVLYMFSRNDYMILGGTFKLNDWTTKPDPVETARIVSESQAFFSTL; translated from the coding sequence ATGGTGAACAAACCACTAAAACGCCGAGCGTTTATGCAAGGTATTGGCGCGGGTACATTAGCAGCATCACTTGCCGCGTGCACTGCATCACCAACTAAAACCACAACGAACAAAGGGTTTCAGCGCCCATTTTCCCGCAAGCCCATGGTGGCACCTAAAATTTCTGCCAATAATATCGTGACTGAAATTGTGGGGCATCGACCTTATAGGCCTGAAGGTTTTGTGGTGCGAAGTGAAGCATTCGGGAATAAAACCTTGGTGCACAATTACGGGCATGGAGGCGGTGGTATTTCCCTATCTTGGGGCTCTTCGGCACTGGCAGTGAATGAAGTTGCTAATTCTGAAACTAAAGAAGCGGCTATTATCGGTTGTGGAGTAATGGGGTTAACCACAGCCCGTTTGTTGCAAGAAGCGGGTTGGAAAGTGACCTTGTACACCAAAGCGATGCCGCGCTTTACAACGTCGCAAGTGGCGGGCGGAGAATGGGGGCCATACAGTGTGCACGACCCCTTGGTATCTAGCAGCACGTTTAAAACCCAATTACAGCAAGCAGCAAAAATCGCACACAGCACTTTTGCGAAAATGGTGGGCAAGGATTACGGCATTCAATGGAAAGAATTATATACCGCCGGAGACACAGAGCCAGATGGTGAAGGACCGTTTAGGCAATACTACCCTTACACACACGTGTATGGGCCAGCGCAGCACCCATTTCCAACCGATTACTGCACATCATCTGCCACTATGTTGGTAGAAACCACTACCTTTTTAAGGCGCTTAGTGACCGATATTCGATTATCGGGTGGTGAGTTTATAATTCGTGACTTTAAAGATAAAGACGACATACATTCACTTGCCGAGCCTATTGTTTTTAATTGCACAGGGTTGGGCTCAAGAGCATTATTTAACGATGAAGGTATTATGCCCGCCAAAGGGCAGCTGGTATTGTTACCGCCAGACCCCGCCGTCGACTATTTAACGGTAGGTGGCGGTTCAGATGTTCTGTATATGTTCTCTAGAAACGACTATATGATTTTAGGCGGGACTTTCAAGCTGAACGACTGGACTACTAAGCCGGACCCTGTTGAAACGGCGCGCATAGTCAGTGAAAGCCAAGCTTTCTTTTCAACCTTGTAG
- a CDS encoding alpha/beta hydrolase family protein, with the protein MSHFKLIFLALLSSLVLLCEPVQAEDKEADGENISDFFKASKYKLFSINPSGTAVAFIEPKEATYDLIIYDLKRGTMDDPITFERQQLQVQHKNKIMSWETHHNKIYELKWLSDSFLSLKQHSNGRFHRYVLVEFADRSQQPNPAFRLSYISQNGYWVDTLPNQTNKAIFARYEHSDDYDYYIDLFKLDLTEKISESNFRRKLRLNKTGPKLHNWVFDSKGWRLAGTRTVDDVTELFARTGSKPKKYRYKSVWESKKGDVLKVVGGNAEKLLLLTNHNSDKINLRTFDIESQQFAEVVFEHPFYDLTAAIRHPETKDIIGVSFIEKGMAKQVYFSDDYNALTTRLSKSTKIEGVYAVDMDKSGNNIIFVADDSANPGQTYYYNRTTDSFSHLIDLYPWLSNKSLSKTKLLRLEAEDGVTLEAFLTLPSTQNPPLVVIPHGGPIGVSDSRHYSGNIQVLVDAGFATLQVNYRGSAGYGKAFKQQGLQQWGRLIEDDIEQALSFTKDNYEVNANQVCIVGGSYGGYSALYSVIRSPQLYKCAASFAGVTDLALRFQRSDAQRDGMMRALTEIMGDPKTQQDELFKYSPLYQFKGITKPVFIAHGTDDNNVDIEHSYRLHFALKDHGIKHKWMVMDDVGHGFSDPDDAAVYYNALIEFLSTHLEEEQPVLNH; encoded by the coding sequence ATGTCACATTTTAAATTGATATTCTTGGCATTACTTTCAAGCTTAGTATTACTGTGCGAACCAGTTCAGGCTGAAGATAAAGAAGCCGATGGTGAAAACATAAGCGACTTTTTCAAAGCGTCTAAGTACAAATTATTTTCAATAAACCCTTCAGGCACAGCGGTAGCATTTATTGAACCTAAAGAAGCTACCTACGACCTTATTATCTACGACTTGAAAAGGGGCACTATGGACGATCCAATAACGTTCGAGCGTCAGCAACTTCAAGTTCAACATAAAAACAAGATAATGAGTTGGGAAACCCATCATAATAAAATTTATGAATTAAAGTGGCTTTCAGATAGCTTTCTTTCACTTAAGCAACATTCTAACGGCCGCTTCCATCGCTATGTTCTTGTTGAGTTCGCAGACAGAAGTCAACAGCCTAACCCCGCTTTTAGACTTTCCTATATTTCGCAAAATGGTTATTGGGTCGATACATTGCCTAATCAGACAAACAAAGCTATTTTTGCTCGTTATGAACACTCTGATGATTACGATTATTACATAGACTTGTTTAAGCTAGATCTTACTGAAAAGATTTCTGAGTCAAATTTTCGTAGAAAACTACGACTTAATAAAACAGGGCCGAAACTTCACAATTGGGTCTTTGACAGTAAAGGTTGGCGATTAGCTGGCACAAGAACCGTTGATGACGTCACTGAGCTGTTTGCAAGAACAGGAAGCAAGCCCAAGAAATACCGTTACAAGTCTGTGTGGGAAAGTAAAAAAGGTGATGTTCTTAAAGTCGTTGGCGGTAATGCTGAAAAACTACTTTTGCTCACCAATCACAATAGCGACAAAATCAATTTACGTACCTTCGATATTGAATCTCAACAATTTGCTGAGGTTGTTTTTGAGCACCCATTTTACGATTTAACTGCTGCCATTAGGCATCCTGAAACGAAAGATATCATCGGTGTGTCTTTTATTGAAAAAGGCATGGCGAAGCAGGTCTATTTTTCTGACGACTACAACGCGCTAACCACTAGGCTCAGTAAATCAACGAAAATCGAAGGGGTTTATGCAGTAGATATGGATAAGTCGGGGAATAATATTATTTTCGTGGCTGATGACAGCGCGAACCCGGGCCAAACTTACTATTACAATCGAACTACTGACAGTTTCAGTCACCTTATTGATTTGTATCCTTGGCTTTCCAATAAGTCGCTTAGTAAAACAAAGCTACTGCGCTTAGAAGCGGAAGATGGGGTAACGCTAGAAGCGTTCTTAACCCTGCCAAGTACCCAAAATCCTCCATTGGTGGTTATTCCTCATGGCGGCCCTATCGGCGTAAGTGACTCCCGTCATTATTCGGGCAATATACAAGTATTAGTTGATGCAGGCTTTGCCACACTGCAAGTTAACTACAGAGGCTCTGCTGGTTATGGGAAGGCATTTAAACAACAGGGGCTTCAGCAGTGGGGGCGGCTTATTGAAGATGATATTGAGCAAGCGCTCTCCTTCACTAAAGATAACTACGAGGTAAATGCGAACCAAGTGTGTATTGTGGGAGGCAGTTACGGCGGTTATTCAGCCTTGTACAGTGTTATTCGCTCCCCTCAGCTTTATAAGTGTGCAGCGTCTTTTGCTGGTGTTACCGATCTTGCTTTACGGTTCCAACGAAGCGATGCCCAAAGGGATGGCATGATGCGAGCACTGACAGAGATAATGGGCGACCCTAAAACTCAGCAAGATGAGCTATTTAAATACTCTCCTTTATATCAATTTAAAGGTATCACAAAGCCTGTCTTTATTGCCCATGGCACAGATGATAATAATGTCGATATCGAGCATTCTTATCGTTTGCATTTTGCATTGAAAGACCATGGTATAAAACATAAGTGGATGGTGATGGACGACGTGGGACACGGCTTTTCAGATCCTGATGATGCGGCGGTATATTACAACGCACTCATTGAGTTTCTTAGTACGCACCTTGAAGAAGAGCAGCCCGTTCTTAATCACTAA
- a CDS encoding methyl-accepting chemotaxis protein encodes MAPPVTTPKTIRKILIQSISLMVAITGLVISSYLWFSINSDIKQQAIEERQELKHELLGLLDITDSLMKQQVDAALNVLIANTQRLGEPRIVTNSASTPSLYFGDILINDSNALVDEVTRQVNGTATVFVREGDDYKRIATNVTKPNGQRATGTLLSKGGLAMKAINNKQTFVGQVDILGKPYITAYRPIISNANEVIGILYVGYSADISTLTKAINNASVLSEGYVVLKDDKGRIRAHSDNISEQEISANANESARWDIQSYPFEAWRYSLSIGYSKDEVATRVMSRLGILLVSLFVASALLIAILVWLINRTVSTPLNALTRRISDLTGDDGDLTQRFATGHTEEINDISNSFNQLLDKLQTTISETRKSTQQISSSCLQLSDISRRSNQAVSKQVMETEQVAAAIAELNATAQSVAQSATTAETLSVEITGVAGSTRDLVVNTSNLAKEQRAALVETAQYSDNLTQLSSNIGSVLSVIEAIADQTNLLALNAAIESARAGEHGRGFAVVSDEVRQLAVRTQESIKEIQSNISKVQNAVVSVNTSITECSTLSEDVEAQCERIANEITNLNDRIDSIRNTNIEMASVAEEQSQVTEQLSVNIETIRESAQDSARYVEETSKSAQTTSDTAVSIDKALSHYKV; translated from the coding sequence ATGGCCCCCCCGGTAACAACGCCCAAAACTATTCGCAAAATTTTAATTCAATCTATCAGTTTAATGGTGGCTATAACTGGGCTAGTTATCTCTAGTTATTTATGGTTTTCAATCAATTCAGACATTAAGCAACAAGCTATAGAAGAGCGACAAGAGTTAAAACATGAATTGTTAGGCCTGCTAGATATCACCGATAGCTTAATGAAGCAGCAAGTGGATGCTGCGCTAAATGTATTGATCGCCAATACACAGCGCCTAGGAGAACCAAGAATTGTCACGAACTCAGCTTCCACTCCCTCGTTGTATTTTGGTGACATTCTAATTAATGATTCAAATGCGCTGGTGGATGAAGTTACTAGGCAAGTTAATGGTACTGCTACCGTTTTCGTTCGTGAAGGCGATGATTATAAGAGAATAGCCACCAATGTGACCAAGCCTAATGGCCAGCGGGCAACAGGTACACTGTTGTCTAAAGGCGGTTTGGCGATGAAAGCCATCAACAATAAGCAAACCTTTGTTGGCCAGGTTGATATATTAGGTAAACCATACATTACTGCATATCGCCCTATCATAAGTAACGCAAACGAGGTAATTGGTATTCTCTATGTAGGCTATAGCGCAGATATTAGTACCCTTACCAAAGCCATTAATAATGCCAGTGTGCTATCTGAAGGTTATGTTGTACTTAAAGATGATAAAGGCAGAATTCGCGCTCACAGCGACAATATCAGCGAACAAGAAATTAGCGCAAATGCTAATGAAAGTGCGCGTTGGGACATTCAGTCTTATCCGTTCGAAGCGTGGCGCTACAGCCTATCAATTGGCTATTCTAAAGATGAAGTAGCTACTCGCGTTATGTCGAGATTAGGTATTTTATTGGTTTCACTTTTTGTAGCCTCTGCGCTACTGATTGCTATTTTGGTGTGGCTGATTAACCGTACTGTTTCAACGCCACTTAATGCGTTAACCAGACGTATAAGCGACTTAACTGGCGATGATGGCGACTTAACGCAACGTTTTGCAACGGGCCACACTGAGGAAATTAACGATATCAGTAACAGCTTTAACCAGTTGTTAGACAAACTGCAGACCACAATCTCTGAAACGAGAAAATCCACTCAGCAAATTTCGTCGAGTTGCTTACAACTTTCTGATATTTCCCGTCGCTCAAATCAAGCAGTATCTAAACAAGTGATGGAAACTGAACAGGTGGCTGCGGCTATCGCGGAGCTAAACGCCACTGCACAGTCTGTCGCGCAAAGCGCTACTACCGCCGAGACCCTTTCGGTAGAAATAACGGGGGTTGCTGGCTCTACCCGAGACTTAGTGGTAAATACATCAAATTTAGCGAAAGAACAACGTGCTGCATTAGTTGAAACGGCTCAATATTCTGACAACCTTACCCAACTTTCTAGCAATATTGGCAGTGTACTTTCTGTTATTGAAGCCATTGCAGATCAAACCAACTTACTGGCTCTAAACGCGGCCATTGAGTCGGCAAGGGCTGGTGAACATGGACGGGGGTTTGCGGTGGTCTCTGACGAAGTTAGACAACTGGCCGTGAGAACTCAAGAATCGATAAAAGAAATCCAGAGCAATATTTCCAAAGTGCAAAATGCGGTGGTTTCAGTTAATACCTCAATTACTGAGTGCTCCACATTATCAGAAGATGTAGAGGCCCAATGTGAACGTATCGCAAACGAAATCACGAATCTAAACGACAGAATTGACAGCATTCGCAACACGAATATTGAAATGGCAAGTGTAGCAGAAGAGCAAAGCCAGGTAACCGAACAACTGAGTGTAAATATTGAGACCATACGCGAGTCTGCACAAGACAGTGCTCGTTATGTAGAAGAAACATCGAAATCGGCACAAACTACGTCTGACACTGCAGTTTCAATAGACAAAGCACTTAGTCACTACAAAGTATAA